A region from the Rhodamnia argentea isolate NSW1041297 chromosome 7, ASM2092103v1, whole genome shotgun sequence genome encodes:
- the LOC115734982 gene encoding mogroside IE synthase-like, which produces MENQKGHVLVLPYPAQGHINPLLQFAKRLASKGLRATLATTHYTIGSIKAERVHVEPISDGFDEGGYKQAPSTQAYVESFRRVGSKTLSELISKSYETEHPVNCIVYDSLLPWALDVAKTFGIYAAVLLTNSASVCSLFWYIHQGRLTSPLCPDALPIVLPGLPLLEFSDLPSFLAYPESQSAYLALIMEKFARLEENDWVFCNSFEELEAELVKALFGIWPLAMVGPLVPSAYVDRQIDGDTSYGGSLWNPTSDQCSRWLDKRPLGSVIYVSFGSMGNISSDQVEEIAFGLKATNKHFIWVLKDFEHKLKSPIQFLDSIQNRGLVVEWCDQLEVLAHRAVGCFVTHCGWNSTLEGLSLGMPMVGVPLWSDQATNAKFLEEKWRVGLRARKGEQGTVTREEVEMCVREVVEGERSEEFKKNALNWKDRAKRAVSKGGSSDKNLGEFVAKIREGGGKMPRETMI; this is translated from the exons ATGGAGAATCAGAAAGGTCATGTCCTCGTGCTCCCATATCCCGCTCAGGGCCACATCAACCCACTTCTCCAGTTCGCCAAGCGCTTGGCCTCCAAAGGCCTCAGGGCCACTCTAGCCACCACCCATTACACCATTGGCTCCATTAAAGCAGAGAGGGTGCATGTTGAGCCGATTTCTGATGGCTTTGATGAGGGTGGGTACAAGCAAGCTCCAAGCACACAAGCATACGTAGAGTCGTTCAGGAGAGTGGGCTCGAAAACACTATCTGAGCTCATATCCAAGTCCTATGAAACGGAACACCCTGTGAACTGTATTGTGTATGATTCATTGCTTCCATGGGCTCTTGATGTGGCGAAAACCTTTGGGATTTATGCAGCTGTTTTATTAACCAACTCAGCTTCTGTCTGCTCCTTGTTCTGGTATATTCACCAGGGTAGGCTGACTTCTCCACTGTGCCCCGATGCGCTGCCCATCGTGCTGCCCGGGCTTCCTCTGCTTGAATTCTCTGACTTACCTAGCTTTCTTGCGTATCCTGAGAGTCAGTCGGCTTATTTGGCTTTGATTATGGAGAAATTTGCTCGCCTGGAAGAAAATGACTGGGTATTCTGCAATTCCTTTGAAGAGTTGGAGGCTGAG CTTGTGAAGGCCTTGTTTGGAATTTGGCCGTTGGCGATGGTTGGCCCATTGGTACCATCAGCCTATGTCGACCGGCAGATCGACGGGGACACATCATATGGAGGCAGTCTCTGGAACCCCACCAGTGACCAGTGCTCGAGATGGCTTGACAAAAGACCGCTGGGTTCGGTGATTTATGTATCGTTCGGGAGCATGGGAAACATTTCTTCGGACCAAGTTGAAGAAATAGCATTTGGCCTGAAAGCAACCAACAAGCACTTCATTTGGGTATTGAAGGATTTCGAGCATAAGCTGAAGTCACCCATCCAGTTCCTTGACTCAATCCAGAATAGAGGGCTAGTTGTGGAATGGTGCGACCAATTAGAGGTGCTAGCTCATCGTGCCGTGGGCTGCTTCGTGACACACTGCGGATGGAACTCGACCCTGGAGGGATTGAGCCTAGGCATGCCCATGGTGGGGGTCCCACTGTGGAGTGACCAGGCGACCAATGCCAAGTTTCTGGAGGAAAAGTGGCGAGTCGGGCTGAGAGCCAGAAAGGGCGAGCAAGGGACGGTGACCAGGGAAGAAGTAGAGATGTGCGTGAGGGAAGttgtggagggagagagaagtgaAGAGTTCAAGAAGAATGCTTTGAATTGGAAAGACAGAGCTAAGAGAGCTGTGAGCAAAGGCGGGAGCTCGGACAAGAATCTCGGCGAGTTTGTGGCGAAGATAAGGGAAGGAGGGGGGAAGATGCCTCGAGAAACCATGATCTGA
- the LOC115734679 gene encoding putative DNA glycosylase At3g47830, which yields MQTQRKRKLRDRPHSTLPSKSPLQSSKSIQDDPYQTHHRPTPEECRAVRDDLLALHGFPEEFAKYRKQRQQKLGLVVKEEGDSHEQREVKTVLVDEEEEEEEESVLDGLVKTVLSQNTTDVNSQRAFASLKSAFPSWEDVLAAESTCIEDAIRCGGLAPTKAACIKNILTCLLDKRGKLCLEYLRDLSVGEVKAELSLFKGIGPKTVACVLMFHLQQDDFPVDTHVFEIAKTIGWIPATADRNKAYLHLNRRIPSDLKFDLNCLLFTHGKMCHRCGKRKDNQQCGKGKDSQQRKESLGKDCPLLNYCDARSS from the exons ATGCAGACACAGCGAAAGAGAAAGCTCCGAGACCGCCCACACTCAACCCTCCCAAGCAAGTCTCCACTCCAATCCTCTAAATCTATCCAAGACGATCCGTACCAAACCCACCATCGACCCACGCCCGAGGAATGCCGGGCGGTTCGGGACGATCTCTTAGCCCTTCATGGCTTCCCGGAAGAATTCGCCAAGTACCGAAAGCAGAGGCAACAAAAACTGGGTCTCGTCGTTAAGGAAGAAGGCGATAGTCACGAACAGAGAGAGGTGAAGACGGTGCTTGtcgatgaagaggaagaggaagaggaggagagcgTCTTGGATGGTCTGGTGAAGACCGTGCTGTCGCAGAACACGACCGACGTTAACTCTCAGAGGGCTTTCGCTTCTCTCAAGTCTGCTTTTCCCTCCTGGGAAGAT GTTCTTGCTGCTGAATCAACATGTATAGAGGATGCCATAAGATGCGGAGGTCTAGCCCCAACAAAAGCAGCTTGCATTAAGAACATTTTGACTTGCTTGCTTGACAAAAGGGGCAAACTATGCTTGGAATACTTGCGGGATCTCTCGGTCGGTGAAGTTAAGGCCGAGCTATCCCTTTTCAAAGGAATTGGTCCAAAGACG GTGGCTTGTGTCTTGATGTTCCATCTTCAGCAAGATGATTTCCCAGTCGATACCCAT GTTTTCGAGATTGCAAAGACTATTGGATGGATCCCAGCTACAGCCGACAGAAACAAAGCGTATCTCCATCTCAACCGACGGATTCCAAGCGATCttaaatttgatttgaattgccttttgttcactcatGGTAAGATGTGCCACAGATGCGGCAAAAGAAAGGATAACCAGCAATGTGGCAAGGGGAAGGATAGCCAGCAAAGGAAGGAATCCCTGGGCAAAGATTGTCCTCTACTGAACTACT GCGACGCACGCTCCTCTTAA
- the LOC115734678 gene encoding calmodulin-binding protein 60 A isoform X2, whose protein sequence is MSQKRQQEDGKARSDGNFPDDKRRRIPTLKNVVLEVMKMQPVQHLLEPILEPLIRKVVKEEVDIALKKYMNSMKSFEKDVPHSETRSLQLQFMSGLSLPVFTGARIEGEECSAVKIALVDALSGQIVDSGPESSAKVEIVVLEGDFDSDETDNWTVEEFKNNIVREREGKKPLLTGEAILNLKDGVCYLVEIAFTDNSSWTRSRRFRIGARVIDNFDGIRIKEAKTESFIVRDHRGELYKKHHPPSLLDEVWRLEKIGKDGAFHKRLSRENIHTVKDFLTLLHIDPSRLRHILGTGMSAKMWEVTVEHAHTCVIDKRVYLYCPPTSQLKTGVVFNLVGQVMGLLSDCQYVPIEKLSETEMVDAHNLVISAFQHWEEVVSFDEEACLIAGSSNVSSAPCNSSSPKTEGLNACRFLSCERISGFDYAPPNASSPDIMSSIYSTGDVSGLDDYTLHGIDDMGLRYNQTLSFPSQVATSMICDARSMSQDFFDEDHLQFFDSDCPLPSQSTNFESQADLQCAVNGFLLKPSAVAIANAQKRWKKLFSVLKWFWVRKIVIMRRTRQREIQRC, encoded by the exons ATGTCGCAGAAGAGGCAGCAAGAGGATGGCAAGGCTCGATCGGATGGGAATTTTCCCGATGATAAGCGAAGACGAATACCCACCTTGAAGAA TGTGGTACTTGAAGTGATGAAGATGCAACCTGTTCAGCATCTGCTGGAGCCAATTCTAGAGCCTTTAATTCGAAAAGTG GTTAAAGAGGAAGTCGATATTGCCTTGAAAAAGTACATGAACTCCATGAAAAG TTTTGAGAAAGATGTACCTCATTCCGAAACAAGAAGCTTACAATTGCAGTTTATGAGCGGTCTCTCTCTACCTGTCTTTACTGGAGCCAGAATTGAGGGGGAAGAATGTTCTGCTGTTAAAATAGCTCTAGTTGATGCTCTTAGTGGACAGATCGTTGATTCTGGGCCTGAGTCATCAGCCAAGGTTGAAATTGTAGTTCTGGAGGGCGACTTTGACAGCGATGAGACCGATAATTGGACTGTTGAAGAATTCAAGAACAATATTGTCAGAGAAAGGGAAGGAAAGAAGCCTCTTCTTACAGGAGAAGCAATTCTCAATCTTAAAGATGGTGTCTGTTATTTGGTTGAGATTGCTTTCACTGATAATTCAAGCTGGACTAGGAGCCGTAGATTCCGAATAGGGGCACGAGTTATAGATAACTTTGATGGGATTAGAATAAAGGAAGCAAAGACAGAATCCTTCATTGTCAGGGATCACCGTGGAGAAC TGTACAAGAAGCACCACCCTCCCTCCTTGCTTGATGAAGTATGGAGATTGGAAAAGATTGGGAAAGATGGAGCTTTCCACAAACGCCTCAGTCGGGAAAACATCCACACTGTGAAGGATTTTCTGACACTGCTGCACATTGACCCTTCAAGGCTCCGACAC ATTCTTGGCACTGGTATGTCAGCCAAGATGTGGGAAGTTACCGTGGAGCATGCGCATACTTGTGTGATTGATAAAAGGGTGTATCTATACTGCCCTCCTACCTCACAGCTAAAAACTGGTGTCGTCTTCAATCTTGTGGGACAAGTGATGGGATTACTTTCAGATTGTCAGTATGTTCCTATTGAAAAGCTCTCTGAAACTGAGATG gtggATGCCCACAACTTGGTTATTTCTGCCTTCCAGCACTGGGAAGAGGTAGTTTCTTTTGACGAAGAAGCATGTCTCATCGCTGGCTCTTCAAATGTATCAAGCGCTCCATGCAACTCGAGCTCACCAAAGACCGAGGGTTTGAACGCTTGCAGGTTCTTGTCTTGTGAAAGGATAAGTGGATTTGACTATGCCCCGCCAAATGCATCTTCCCCAGATATTATGTCATCCATCTACTCCACGGGAGATGTTAGTGGCTTAGACGACTATACATTGCACGGTATAGACGACATGGGTCTTAGATACAATCAAACCCTGAGTTTCCCCAGTCAAGTTGCCACCTCCATGATTTGTGATGCGAGGTCGATGAGCCAAGATTTCTTTGATGAGGATCATCTGCAATTCTTCGACTCTGATTGTCCCCTTCCATCTCAGAGCACGAATTTCGAATCACAAGCTGATCTGCAATGCGCTGTGAATGGGTTTCTGCTGAAGCCGTCAGCTGTTGCCATAGCCAATGCTcagaagagatggaagaaattatttAGCGTGTTGAAGTGGTTCTGGGTTAGAAAGATTGTCATCATGAGAAGAACTCGTCAACGTGAAATTCAGAGATGTTAA
- the LOC115734697 gene encoding LIM domain-containing protein WLIM1-like, whose product MATFSGTTQKCKACEKTVYFVEQLTADNKVYHRTCFRCHHCKGTLKLSNYSSFEGVLYCKPHFDQLFKMTGSLDKSFEGTPRTVNKSADQVQTNSKVSRFFSGTQEKCVACKKTVYPIEKVAVDGTSYHKACFRCSHGGCVISPSNYITHLNRLYCKHHHNQLFKVKGNFSQLDKHAKIEEVPKLPVAEVAE is encoded by the exons atggCTACGTTTTCAGGGACCACACAAAAGTGCAAGGCATGTGAGAAGACTGTCTACTTTGTTGAACAGCTTACAGCTGACAACAAGGTCTATCACAGGACTTGCTTCAGATGCCATCACTGCAAGGGCACTCTAAAG CTGAGTAACtactcctcctttgaaggcgtATTATATTGCAAGCCCCACTTCGATCAACTGTTTAAGATGACAGGCAGCTTGGATAAAAGTTTTGAAG GTACTCCGAGAACTGTTAATAAATCTGCTGATCAG GTACAAACAAACAGCAAAGTCTCGAGGTTCTTTTCTGGAACCCAAGAGAAGTGTGTTGCGTGCAAAAAGACTGTTTATCCAATTGAGAAG GTGGCAGTTGATGGGACATCATATCATAAAGCTTGTTTCAGGTGCAGCCATGGAGGTTGTGTTATTAGCCCATCGAACTACATCACTCATCTGAATCGCCTCTACTGTAAGCACCACCATAACCAACTTTTTAAGGTTAAGGGGAACTTTAGCCAGCTAGACAAGCATGCAAAAATAGAAGAGGTGCCTAAGTTGCCAGTTGCGGAAGTTGCAGAGTAA
- the LOC115734678 gene encoding calmodulin-binding protein 60 A isoform X1 — protein MSQKRQQEDGKARSDGNFPDDKRRRIPTLKNVVLEVMKMQPVQHLLEPILEPLIRKVVKEEVDIALKKYMNSMKRSFEKDVPHSETRSLQLQFMSGLSLPVFTGARIEGEECSAVKIALVDALSGQIVDSGPESSAKVEIVVLEGDFDSDETDNWTVEEFKNNIVREREGKKPLLTGEAILNLKDGVCYLVEIAFTDNSSWTRSRRFRIGARVIDNFDGIRIKEAKTESFIVRDHRGELYKKHHPPSLLDEVWRLEKIGKDGAFHKRLSRENIHTVKDFLTLLHIDPSRLRHILGTGMSAKMWEVTVEHAHTCVIDKRVYLYCPPTSQLKTGVVFNLVGQVMGLLSDCQYVPIEKLSETEMVDAHNLVISAFQHWEEVVSFDEEACLIAGSSNVSSAPCNSSSPKTEGLNACRFLSCERISGFDYAPPNASSPDIMSSIYSTGDVSGLDDYTLHGIDDMGLRYNQTLSFPSQVATSMICDARSMSQDFFDEDHLQFFDSDCPLPSQSTNFESQADLQCAVNGFLLKPSAVAIANAQKRWKKLFSVLKWFWVRKIVIMRRTRQREIQRC, from the exons ATGTCGCAGAAGAGGCAGCAAGAGGATGGCAAGGCTCGATCGGATGGGAATTTTCCCGATGATAAGCGAAGACGAATACCCACCTTGAAGAA TGTGGTACTTGAAGTGATGAAGATGCAACCTGTTCAGCATCTGCTGGAGCCAATTCTAGAGCCTTTAATTCGAAAAGTG GTTAAAGAGGAAGTCGATATTGCCTTGAAAAAGTACATGAACTCCATGAAAAG GAGTTTTGAGAAAGATGTACCTCATTCCGAAACAAGAAGCTTACAATTGCAGTTTATGAGCGGTCTCTCTCTACCTGTCTTTACTGGAGCCAGAATTGAGGGGGAAGAATGTTCTGCTGTTAAAATAGCTCTAGTTGATGCTCTTAGTGGACAGATCGTTGATTCTGGGCCTGAGTCATCAGCCAAGGTTGAAATTGTAGTTCTGGAGGGCGACTTTGACAGCGATGAGACCGATAATTGGACTGTTGAAGAATTCAAGAACAATATTGTCAGAGAAAGGGAAGGAAAGAAGCCTCTTCTTACAGGAGAAGCAATTCTCAATCTTAAAGATGGTGTCTGTTATTTGGTTGAGATTGCTTTCACTGATAATTCAAGCTGGACTAGGAGCCGTAGATTCCGAATAGGGGCACGAGTTATAGATAACTTTGATGGGATTAGAATAAAGGAAGCAAAGACAGAATCCTTCATTGTCAGGGATCACCGTGGAGAAC TGTACAAGAAGCACCACCCTCCCTCCTTGCTTGATGAAGTATGGAGATTGGAAAAGATTGGGAAAGATGGAGCTTTCCACAAACGCCTCAGTCGGGAAAACATCCACACTGTGAAGGATTTTCTGACACTGCTGCACATTGACCCTTCAAGGCTCCGACAC ATTCTTGGCACTGGTATGTCAGCCAAGATGTGGGAAGTTACCGTGGAGCATGCGCATACTTGTGTGATTGATAAAAGGGTGTATCTATACTGCCCTCCTACCTCACAGCTAAAAACTGGTGTCGTCTTCAATCTTGTGGGACAAGTGATGGGATTACTTTCAGATTGTCAGTATGTTCCTATTGAAAAGCTCTCTGAAACTGAGATG gtggATGCCCACAACTTGGTTATTTCTGCCTTCCAGCACTGGGAAGAGGTAGTTTCTTTTGACGAAGAAGCATGTCTCATCGCTGGCTCTTCAAATGTATCAAGCGCTCCATGCAACTCGAGCTCACCAAAGACCGAGGGTTTGAACGCTTGCAGGTTCTTGTCTTGTGAAAGGATAAGTGGATTTGACTATGCCCCGCCAAATGCATCTTCCCCAGATATTATGTCATCCATCTACTCCACGGGAGATGTTAGTGGCTTAGACGACTATACATTGCACGGTATAGACGACATGGGTCTTAGATACAATCAAACCCTGAGTTTCCCCAGTCAAGTTGCCACCTCCATGATTTGTGATGCGAGGTCGATGAGCCAAGATTTCTTTGATGAGGATCATCTGCAATTCTTCGACTCTGATTGTCCCCTTCCATCTCAGAGCACGAATTTCGAATCACAAGCTGATCTGCAATGCGCTGTGAATGGGTTTCTGCTGAAGCCGTCAGCTGTTGCCATAGCCAATGCTcagaagagatggaagaaattatttAGCGTGTTGAAGTGGTTCTGGGTTAGAAAGATTGTCATCATGAGAAGAACTCGTCAACGTGAAATTCAGAGATGTTAA